TTACTCCATTAGGCTTTACATTCTCTCCTACCATTTTATCAAACATTGCAATTGCTGATTTTCCATGCCCATGAGTCGCAAGCCCTTCAATTATCGAATTCCAACAATAAAGGTTTTTCTCCCTTAAGTTGAGAAAGACGACTAGAGATCTCTCTAACTTCCCACACTTGGCATACATGTCTACCAATGCAGACCCAACATAAACATCAAGTGAAATCCCCTCTCGTACGATATAGAAATGAATCTTCTTTCCTAAGTCAAGAGCTCCTAGATGTGCACAGCATGAAATTACTGTTGCTAATGCCCTCTTATCAGGGCAGATTCCATTCTTCATCATCTCATCAAAGGCAGCTAATGCCTTTTTGTATTCCTTGTTTTGAGTATAACAAGCGATCATAGTAGTCCACGAAACCAAATCCTTTTTAGACATCTGATCAAATAACAATTCTGCAGCCACAACATCCCCCAACCTCGCGTACCCGTCAATCATAGTATTCCAGGCAGTAACATTCCTCTGAGGCATCTCATGAAACAAGCGCCTAGCAGAAGCCATGTCTCCGCCTCGAGCATGAACCGAGACAATAGTGCTCCACGCGAAAGAATCTCTTTCAGGCATTTCACCGAACACCTTTCGTGCTTCAACAAGTTTGCCCAGTTTCCCGTAAAAATCAACCAATGCAGTCAACACAAAAACGTGACCTTTAAACCCCATTTTCCAAGCCTGGGAGTGAATACTTTCCCCAATTTGCAAATCAAATGCTTGACAACAAGCCTTAATCAATGGTGATAAAGTGTAACTAGTTGGGTAAATTTGATTTCTCAACATTTCCATGTATAAGTTTAGAGCTTGAATTGGCCTTCCCCAGTCAATTATACCTCTAATCAATGAATTATAAACGATTACATTTGGAAATTTCATCTGGGTGAAAGCTGAATTCGCATATTCTATCTGATTGAGTGAAGAACAAGCGCTGATGAATTGGGTCATTATATAACAATCTCCAATGTTATCTGATTTGATCATTAAGGCTTGAAGGGATTGTAGAACTGGAAAATTTGAGCATCTTTTTAGATGATCTACTAAAGCTTCAGTGTGTATTAGTTTGATAGTTTGTACAAATTTAGATGGAAAGAATCTGTTCAGGTAAGTTATGTTTTTCTGGCAGCGTTGCAAGACCGGCGCCATAGCCACCATGAACAATTCGGGGGTTAAAATCGGATTTGAGAAAGGGCGGAAACAGTTATTGTTCGAAGTTCTAGTTGAGAGTGCATTTCACCGAACAACTTATTTATACTTGGCAACGGGGCACGCCAGTGGATACAATAGTGAGGGAGAGACTTGACAGATACATTGCGGATACCCCGTGGTGTGCGATGTTCCCGGCTATGGAGGTTTTACACTTTTCAATATGTTCATCGGATCACGCAGCTATCTTGCTGAAATTTGGTGAGACAATAGAGCGAAGGAGATGGGGAAATTATTTAGGTTTGAGGCATTATGGTTGTCAAGTGATGAATGTG
This sequence is a window from Spinacia oleracea cultivar Varoflay chromosome 1, BTI_SOV_V1, whole genome shotgun sequence. Protein-coding genes within it:
- the LOC110802198 gene encoding pentatricopeptide repeat-containing protein At1g06143, translated to MVAMAPVLQRCQKNITYLNRFFPSKFVQTIKLIHTEALVDHLKRCSNFPVLQSLQALMIKSDNIGDCYIMTQFISACSSLNQIEYANSAFTQMKFPNVIVYNSLIRGIIDWGRPIQALNLYMEMLRNQIYPTSYTLSPLIKACCQAFDLQIGESIHSQAWKMGFKGHVFVLTALVDFYGKLGKLVEARKVFGEMPERDSFAWSTIVSVHARGGDMASARRLFHEMPQRNVTAWNTMIDGYARLGDVVAAELLFDQMSKKDLVSWTTMIACYTQNKEYKKALAAFDEMMKNGICPDKRALATVISCCAHLGALDLGKKIHFYIVREGISLDVYVGSALVDMYAKCGKLERSLVVFLNLREKNLYCWNSIIEGLATHGHGKSAIAMFDKMVGENVKPNGVTFISVLSGCTHSGLVEEGRKIFQNMINDFQICLEIKHYGCMVDLLCKAKLLEEALELIGSMKIEPNSVIWGALLSGSKLCQNLEIGEIAVSKLMELEPDNCGYYSLLLSMYAEAKRWKEVKEIRSVMRELGIEKRCPGSSWIELDNELHQFVAADKSHPASSEICFLLNELYGQLKPPYISI